In a genomic window of Gigantopelta aegis isolate Gae_Host chromosome 9, Gae_host_genome, whole genome shotgun sequence:
- the LOC121381670 gene encoding uncharacterized protein LOC121381670, with translation MNIVFKGTSLRNCATVSESGIRCYDTLVEAVLMMDGDVLIFQGLKDLDTLPGYCHQDDELQGSHRGIRLIVDQQKGDAFKLYRQQRQNTVGSSQSGHVTWHDTTHLTEGSSISSVICTEIKTYQEATHCAENRPPTTAISPSSVTRESQASLESQSFVKSESQSLFKTESETGLPTEYQSVDTTESRSLTGYQNVDQIHAIETKSITVKDGVYNLKFQGTYSKAAAKNLFGRSRSYTDMLAICEPEITPSGSQLSLPEIPTKDKLQQIFVFLSKNLGNEWQMLAFHLGLEKKDIDKCECGHEKNLELQIHRMLSCWRSKKGKWATKDKLLRALRLCELNSIADDLENDFPDSL, from the exons ATGAACATTGTCTTTAAAGGAACGTCTCTGCGTAACTGTGCCACTGTTTCCGAATCTGGTATCAGGTGTTATGACACACTCGTTGAAGCAGTTTTAATGATGGATGGAGACGTTTTGATTTTTCAAG GATTGAAAGACTTGGATACACTACCAGGCTATTGTCACCAAGATGATGAACTGCAGGGTTCACACAGAGGTATACGACTCATAGTCGATCAACAGAAAGGAGATGCCTTTAAGCTGTATCGTCAGCAACGACAAAACACCGTGGGATCAAGTCAGTCTGGGCACGTGACTTGGCACGACACGACACATTTAACAGAAGGATCTTCCATTAGCTCAGTCATATGCACCGAGATAAAAACATACCAGGAAGCGACTCACTGTGCTGAAAACAGACCTCCAACAACAGCAATATCACCGAGTTCAGTCACAAGAGAGTCACAGGCATCGCTAGAGTCACAGAGTTTTGTAAAAAGTGAGTCACAGAGTTTGTTCAAAACAGAATCAGAGACTGGACTCCCAACAGAATATCAGAGTGTGGACACAACCGAGTCACGAAGTTTAACAGGTTACCAAAATGTGGATCAGATTCATGCAATTGAAACCAAGTCGATTACTGTGAAAGACGGCGTTTACAACTTGAAGTTTCAAGGTACATATTCAAAAGCAGCTGCAAAGAATCTATTTGGGCGTTCCCGTTCATATACAGATATGTTGGCAATATGTGAGCCAGAGATCACTCCGAGTGGTTCGCAGTTATCATTGCCAGAAATCCCGACAAAAG acAAACTTCAACAGATATTCGTTTTTCTTTCTAAGAATCTTGGTAATGAATGGCAGATGCTGGCGTTCCATTTGGGAttagaaaagaaagacataGACAAGTGCGAATGTGGACATGAAAAGAATCTGGAACTGCAGATACACAGGATGCTGTCCTGCTGGAGGTCCAAGAAGGGAAAATGGGCAACCAAAGATAAACTACTTCGTGCATTACGATTGTGTGAGCTCAACAGTATTGCCGATGACTTGGAAAACGATTTTCCCGATAGTCTGTAA
- the LOC121380655 gene encoding uncharacterized protein LOC121380655, with the protein MKQLQLKMKCHYHCTSGVEILYHLVCFNTDIVEELKMKFIRQFGNEFPSVWDESVEINFSYHTRVLTNDEYFLLDGEPGRNEPVLSVARLGDLTIHVTSKDNRPVCVTFTESGKRTVKKVIVTEKSATTEDLRLVIGNHFKQLPNSLKLRLNLKKKKIPDDMVLEKIDGFLPNCHIFAEASDKTTFTIKISREGKSSTRIVEMYKYDKVSQLRDLLATSEKTNVFSVQLCYSGKEMDDDKRLKIYHIDQEDTIKMEIFNNRIEVRIRCLGVPPVTVVINNACETTILDLKSSLSTKIGIAVSEINIIFDATSLNNGDTLVDAGIHSSNIVIVRRFSPPERKYVDGVQHDCINTNLTLHWILCDPLQSFDLYDWILGDTELILNYSQLIKTLQHHFNSRWLPQ; encoded by the exons ATGAAACAGTTACAACTGAAGATGAAGTGTCATTATCATTGCACGTCAGGTGTTGAAATTCTGTACCATTTAGTCTGCTTCAATACCGACATAGTGGAAGAACTAAAAATGAAATTCATTCGACAGTTCGGAAACGAATTTCCATCTGTTTGGGATGAAAGTGTGGAAATTAATTTTTCCTATCATACACGAGTTTTGACAAATGATGAATATTTTCTTCTTGACGGGGAACCAGGCAGAAATGAACCTGTACTGTCAGTTGCTCGACTGGGCGATCTCACTATACATGTGACCAGCAAAGACAACAGGCCAGTGTGTGTTACCTTTACGGAGTCGGGAAAACGAACTGTTAAGAAAGTAATCGTAACAGAAAAATCCGCAACAACAGAAGACCTACGGTTAGTCATCGGAAATCATTTTAAACAGTTACCCAACTCATTGAAACTGAGGTTGAacttgaaaaagaagaaaataccaGACGACATGGTCCTGGAGAAGATAGATGGATTCTTACCAAACTGTCACATCTTTGCTGAAGCATCAGACAAAACAACGTTCACGATCAAAATATCCCGAGAAGGCAAATCATCTACAAGAATTGTGGAGATGTACAAATACGACAAAGTGAGCCAGTTACGAGATCTCCTGGCAACATCAGAAAAGACAAATGTCTTTTCTGTACAATTGTGCTACTCGGGAAAAGAAATGGATGACGATAAACGGTTGAAGATATATCACATCGACCAAGAAGACACCATAAAAATGGAGATATTTAACAATCGCATTGAAGTAAGAATCAGATGTCTCGGAGTGCCCCCAGTGACTGTTGTCATAAATAACGCATGCGAAACCACCATTCTGGATCTGAAGAGTTCTTTGTCCACCAAAATCGGTATAGCCGTTTcagaaattaatataatatttgatgCAACATCTCTGAACAACGGAGACACCCTGGTCGATGCGGGAATTCACAGTTCTAACATCGTCATCGTGCGCAGATTCTCACCACCTGAAAGAAAATATGTTG ATGGCGTCCAACACGACTGTATAAACACAAACCTGACACTACATTGGATACTTTGTGACCCATTGCAAAGTTTTGATCTCTATGACTGGATTTTAGGGGATACGGAATTAATTTTGAACTACTCTCAGTTAATCAAGACATTGCAACATCATTTTAATTCTAGATGGCTACCACAATAG